In Acidobacteriota bacterium, a genomic segment contains:
- a CDS encoding HU family DNA-binding protein produces KPRKKGIGRNPRTGREVKIPPGRTIRFKPGKNLRNLA; encoded by the coding sequence TGAAGCCGCGCAAGAAGGGAATCGGCCGCAACCCGCGCACGGGTCGTGAGGTCAAGATCCCCCCCGGCCGCACGATTCGGTTCAAGCCCGGCAAGAACCTGCGCAACCTCGCCTGA